A stretch of the Arachis stenosperma cultivar V10309 chromosome 6, arast.V10309.gnm1.PFL2, whole genome shotgun sequence genome encodes the following:
- the LOC130935196 gene encoding glutamate synthase [NADH], amyloplastic isoform X2, translated as MVELIHSRFSTNTFPSWDRAQPMQILGHNGEINTLRGNVNWMKAREGLLKCKALGLTEDELKKLLPIVNANSSDSGAFDGVLEFLVQSGKSLPEAVMMMIPEAWQNDKNMDPQRKAFYEYYSALMEPWDGPALISFTDGHYLGATLDRNGLRPGRFYVTHSGRVIMASEVGVVDIPPEDVCRKGRLNPGMMLLVDFDKHIVVDDDALKEQYSLARPYGEWLKRQKIELKDIVDSVDESERVPPTIAGVAPLSSDDVDMENMGIHGLLAPLKAFGYTVESLEMLLLPMAKDGVEALGSMGNDTPLAVMSNREKLTFEYFKQMFAQVTNPPIDPIREKIVTSMECMVGPEGDLTQTTEEQCHRLSLKSPLLTIEQMEAIKKMNYRGWRSKVIDITYSKECGKRGLEEALDRICAEAHGAITEGYTTLVLSDRAFSRKHVAVSSLLAVGAVHQHLVKSLERTRVALIVESAEPREVHHFCTLVGFGADAICPYLAVEAIWRLQVDGRIPPKASGQFYSKDELVKKYFKASNYGMMKVLAKMGISTLASYKGAQIFEALGLSSEVIEKCFAGTPSRVEGATFEMLARDALQLHALAFPTRVFSPGSAEAVALPNPGDYHWRKGGEIHLNDPLAIAKLQEAARTNSIDAYKQYSKLIHELNKACNLRGILKFKETSTKIPIDQVEPASEIVKRFCTGAMSYGSISLEAHTTLAMAMNKLGGKSNTGEGGEQPSRMEPLPDGSMNPKRSAIKQVASGRFGVSSYYLTNADELQIKMAQGAKPGEGGELPGHKVIGDIAVTRNSTAGVGLISPPPHHDIYSIEDLAQLIYDLKNANPSARISVKLVSEAGVGIIASGVVKGHADHVLISGHDGGTGASRWTGIKNAGLPWELGLAETHQTLVANDLRGRTVLQTDGQLKTGRDVAIAALLGAEEFGFSTAPLITLGCIMMRKCHKNTCPVGIATQDPVLREKFAGEPEHVINFFFMVAEEMREIMSNLGFKTVDEMVGRSDKLEVDKEIVKSNEKLENLDLSLLLRPAAELRPGAAQYCMQKQDHGLDMALDNKLISLSNASLEKGLPVYIETPIQNVNRAVGTMLSHEVTKRYHLAGLPTGTIHIRFTGSAGQSFGAFLCPGITLELEGDGNDYVGKGLSGGKIIVYPPKGSNFDPKENIVIGNVALYGATCGEAYFNGMAAERFCVRNSGAKAVVEGIGDHGCEYMTGGTVVVLGKTGRNFAAGMSGGIAYVLDVDGKFKSRCNPELVDLDKVEEEEDIITLRMLIQQHQRHTNSMLAKEVLADFENLLPKFIKVFPREYKRALANMKSEQTSNDTVDDDEAQAVEKDAFEELKKLATSSVNEKPSQAVSPKRPTQVTDAVKHRGFVAYEREGVQYRDPNLRMNDWKEVMEKMKPGPLLKTQSARCMDCGTPFCHQENSGCPLGNKIPEFNELVYQNRWRDALERLLETNNFPEFTGRVCPAPCEGSCVLGIIENPVSIKSIECAIIDKAFEEGWMVPRPPLRRTGKRVAIIGSGPAGLAAADQLNKMGHTITVYERADRIGGLMMYGVPNMKTDKVDIVQRRVNLMAEEGVTFVVNANVGRDPLYSLDRIREENDAIVLAVGATKPRDLPVPGRELSGVHFAMEFLHANTKSLLDSNLQDGNYISAKGKKVVVIGGGDTGTDCIGTSIRHGCSSIINLELLPEPPRTRAPGNPWPQWPRIFRVDYGHQEAAAKFGKDPRSYEVLTKRFVGDENGVVKGLELVRVCWEKDQTGKFQFKEIEGTEEIIQADLVLLAMGFLGPEYTIAKKLGMEQDNRSNFKADYGRFSTSVKGVFAAGDCRRGQSLVVWAISEGRQAAAQVDKYLIKEEKEHKVVGSKDELVKRQQDLNKKHQDSSKHTVMT; from the exons ATGGTTGAGTTG ATACATTCACGGTTTTCTACAAATACCTTCCCTAGCTGGGATCGTGCTCAGCCTATGCAAATATTGGGACACAATGGAGAGATCAACACTCTAAGAGGCAATGTCAACTG GATGAAGGCGCGTGAGGGGTTACTGAAGTGCAAGGCACTTGGTTTAACAGAGGATGAATTAAAGAAGCTTTTGCCCATTGTCAATGCAAATTCATCTGATTCAG GAGCTTTTGATGGCGTTCTTGAGTTTTTGGTTCAATCTGGAAAAAGTCTTCCTGAAGCTGTTATGATGATGATTCCTGAGGCATGGCAAAACGATAAAAACATGGATCCTCAACGTAAAGCATTTTATGAATACTATtcagctctcatggagccatgGGATGGACCAGCTCTTATATCAT TTACTGATGGTCACTATCTTGGAGCTACACTGGATAGGAATGGACTGCGACCTGGCCGCTTCTATGTTACTCACAGTGGACGAGTTATAATGGCAAGTGAAGTTGGAGTCGTAGACATTCCTCCTGAAGATGTGTGTAGGAAAGGAAGATTAAATCCTGGCATGATGCTTCTGGTAGATTTTGATAAGCACAttgttgttgatgatgatgCCTTAAAGGAACAGTATTCGTTGGCAAGGCCCTATGGGGAGTGGCTCAAAAGACAGAAGATTGAACTCAAAGACATAGTAGATTCTGTTGATGAATCTGAAAGAGTTCCACCAACAATCGCAGGAGTGGCTCCG CTCTCTAGTGATGATGTGGATATGGAAAATATGGGAATTCATGGTCTACTGGCTCCATTGAAAGCTTTTGG ATATACGGTTGAATCATTGGAAATGTTATTACTTCCTATGGCAAAAGATGGTGTAGAAGCCCTAGGGTCGATGGGAAATGATACTCCATTAGCTGTCATGTCCAATAGAGAAAAGCTCACTTTCGAGTACTTCAAGCAAATGTTTGCTCAAGTGACAAATCCTCCAATTGATCCTATTCGTGAGAAAATAGTTACTTCAATGGAATGTATGGTTGGTCCAGAAGGTGATCTGACACAAACAACAGAGGAACAATGTCACCGCCTTTCACTAAAAAGTCCCCTTTTGACCATTGAACAAATGGAAGCGATTAAAAAGATGAATTACAGAGGATGGCGGAGCAAAGTTATAGACATAACTTACTCAAAGGAATGTGGTAAGAGAGGATTGGAAGAAGCATTGGACAGGATATGTGCAGAAGCACATGGTGCAATTACTGAAGGCTACACAACCCTTGTTCTTTCTGATAGAG CTTTCTCGAGGAAACATGTTGCTGTGAGCTCCCTCCTGGCCGTTGGTGCTGTTCATCAACATCTTGTTAAAAGTCTTGAGCGCACTAGAGTTGCCTTAATAGTTGAGTCTGCTGAACCACGTGAAGTGCACCATTTCTGCACACTTGTCGGTTTTGGTGCTGATGCTATATGCCCTTATTTGGCTGTGGAGGCAATATGGAGACTCCAAGTTGATGGAAGGATCCCACCTAAAGCAAGTGGTCAGTTCTACTCAAAAGATGAGTTGGTCAAGAAGTACTTTAAAGCAAGCAACTATGGCATGATGAAGGTTCTTGCAAAGATGGGAATATCAACTTTGGCCTCCTACAAAGGTGCTCAGATTTTTGAAGCTCTGGGTCTTTCTTCAGAGGTGATTGAAAAGTGCTTTGCTGGAACACCTAGTCGAGTTGAGGGTGCTACATTTGAGATGCTTGCTCGGGATGCTCTACAACTGCATGCATTGGCATTTCCTACTCGGGTTTTCTCTCCTGGAAGTGCTGAAGCTGTTGCGTTGCCCAATCCCGGGGATTATCATTGGAGGAAAGGTGGTGAAATTCATCTGAATGATCCGCTTGCAATAGCAAAGCTTCAGGAGGCTGCCAGAACTAACAGTATAGATGCATATAAACAGTATTCTAAGCTCATTCACGAGTTGAATAAAGCTTGCAATTTGCGGGGAATCCTGAAATTCAAAGAGACATCCACAAAGATTCCCATTGATCAAGTGGAACCAGCCAGTGAAATAGTTAAACGGTTTTGCACTGGGGCCATGAGTTATGGGTCAATATCATTGGAGGCACACACAACATTAGCAATGGCTATGAATAAACTTGGAGGGAAATCAAATACAG gtgagggcggTGAACAACCATCTCGTATGGAGCCTCTTCCTGATGGTTCAATGAATCCCAAAAGGAGTGCCATCAAACAAGTTGCTAGTGGAAGATTTGGAGTCTCAAGTTACTACCTTACTAATGCTGATGAACTACAGATAAAGATGGCCCAG GGTGCAAAACCTGGTGAGGGAGGTGAACTTCCTGGCCACAAAGTTATAGGAGACATTGCCGTCACTAGAAATTCAACTGCTGGAGTAGGACTTATCAGTCCACCTCCCCATCATGATATTTATTCAATCGAAGACCTTGCGCAACTGATTTATGATCTAAAG AATGCCAACCCATCTGCTCGAATTAGCGTGAAGTTAGTTTCTGAAGCTGGAGTGGGGATAATTGCTAGCGGAGTTGTTAAAGGTCATGCGGACCATGTCTTGATCTCAGGTCACGATGGAGGTACAGGGGCATCTAGATGGACCGGCATAAAGAATGCTGGTTTGCCTTGGGAACTTGGCCTAGCTGAGACTCACCAGACATTGGTTGCGAATGACCTACGTGGTCGCACAGTTCTTCAAACTGATGGCCAACTCAAAACAGGAAGAGATGTGGCCATAGCTGCTCTTCTTGGAGCAGAAGAGTTCGGTTTCAGCACTGCTCCACTCATTACTCTTGGCTGTATCATGATGCGGAAGTGTCACAAGAACACCTGTCCTGTTGGCATTGCTACCCAAGATCCAGTACTTAGAGAGAAGTTTGCCGGAGAACCTGAGCATGTTATTAACTTCTTTTTCATGGTAGCTGAAGAGATGAGAGAAATTATGTCTAACCTTGGGTTTAAAACTGTTGATGAGATGGTTGGCCGTTCAGATAAGCTTGAAGTTGATAAGGAAATTGTTAAGAGCAATGAGAAACTGGAAAACCTTGATCTCTCTCTATTGCTTAGACCTGCAGCTGAACTGCGACCGGGAGCTGCACAGTACTGTATGCAAAAACAAGATCATGGCTTGGACATGGCCTTGGATAATAAGCTCATCAGTTTGTCCAATGCTTCTTTGGAAAAGGGTCTCCCAGTATACATTGAAACTCCAATACAGAATGTAAACCGTGCTGTGGGAACTATGCTTAGCCATGAGGTTACTAAACGATACCACTTAGCTGGTCTTCCAACTGGCACCATCCATATCAGATTTACTGGCAGTGCTGGCCAGAGCTTTGGTGCATTCCTCTGTCCTGGAATCACTTTGGAACTTGAAGGTGATGGCAACGACTATGTCGGTAAAGGATTGTCAGGAGGAAAAATTATAGTTTATCCTCCAAAAGGAAGCAACTTTGACCCTAAGGAGAACATTGTAATTGGTAATGTGGCGCTGTACGGTGCAACCTGTGGTGAAGCATATTTCAATGGGATGGCAGCAGAAAGATTTTGTGTGCGTAACTCCGGGGCTAAGGCAGTTGTGGAAGGGATTGGTGATCATGGATGTGAGTACATGACTGGTGGGACTGTCGTTGTGCTTGGGAAAACTGGTAGAAATTTTGCTGCTGGTATGAGTGGTGGGATTGCTTATGTTCTTGATGTGGATGGAAAATTCAAATCTCGATGCAACCCCGAGCTTGTAGATTTGGACAaggttgaagaggaagaggatatTATTACGCTAAGAATGTTGATACAGCAACATCAACGGCACACAAATAGCATGCTTGCCAAAGAAGTTCTTGCTGATTTTGAGAATCTACTTCCTAAATTCATCAAGGTGTTCCCAAGGGAGTACAAGCGCGCTCTTGCAAATATGAAGTCTGAGCAGACCTCCAATGATACAGTAGATGATGATGAAGCGCAGGCTGTTGAGAAGGATGCATTTGAAGAGCTTAAGAAACTGGCAACTTCATCTGTGAATGAGAAGCCAAGTCAG GCTGTATCACCCAAGAGGCCAACTCAGGTTACTGATGCCGTTAAACATCGAGGTTTTGTTGCATATGAGCGTGAGGGTGTTCAGTATCGGGATCCTAATCTTCGGATGAATGATTGGAAGGAGGTGATGGAAAAGATGAAGCCTGGTCCCCTTTTGAAAACACAGTCTGCCCGATGCATGGACTGCGGTACTCCTTTCTGTCATCAG GAGAATTCTGGATGTCCTCTTGGAAATAAAATACCAGAGTTTAACGAATTAGTGTACCAAAATAGATGGCGGGATGCATTAGAAAGGCTTCTTGAAACAAATAACTTTCCTGAATTTACTGGTCGGGTGTGCCCTGCACCTTGTGAAGGTTCTTGTGTCCTTGGTATTATCGAAAATCCGGTGTCTATTAAAAGCATTGAATGTGCCATCATAGATAAGGCTTTTGAGGAAGGTTGGATGGTGCCACGACCTCCACTTAGGAGAACTGG GAAAAGGGTTGCCATTATTGGAAGTGGACCAGCTGGTCTAGCAGCTGCTGATCAACTAAACAAAATGGGCCATACAATAACAGTGTATGAACGAGCTGATAGGATTGGAGGGCTTATGATGTATGGGGTTCCCAACATGAAAACTGACAAAGTTGATATAGTTCAACGGCGAGTCAACCTTATGGCTGAGGAAGGAGTAACTTTTGTTGTGAATGCTAACGTTGGACGTGATCCTTTGTACTCTCTTGATCGGATTCGAGAGGAGAACGATGCTATTGTCTTGGCTGTTGGAGCCACAAAACCAAG AGATCTTCCGGTGCCTGGACGTGAGCTCTCAGGAGTTCATTTTGCCATGGAGTTTCTTCATGCGAACACTAAGAGCTTGCTTGATAGCAATCTTCAGGATGGTAATTACATTTCTGCCAAGGGCAAGAAAGTTGTTGTCATAGGTGGGGGTGACACTGGTACCGATTGCATAGGGACATCCATTCGTCATGGTTGCAGTAGCATTATAAATCTCGAACTTCTTCCTGAGCCACCTCGCACAAGAGCCCCAGGAAACCCTTGGCCTCAG TGGCCTCGCATATTCCGTGTAGATTACGGGCACCAAGAAGCTGCTGCTAAATTCGGGAAAGATCCAAGATCATATGAGGTACTGACAAAGCGTTTTGTTGGAGATGAAAACGGAGTGGTGAAAGGACTTGAATTGGTACGTGTCTGTTGGGAGAAGGATCAAACTGGCAAGTTTCAATTTAAAGAAATTGAAGGCACTGAGGAGATCATTCAAGCTgacctagttttactagccatgGGCTTTCTTGGCCCTGAATAT ACAATTGCAAAGAAGTTGGGTATGGAGCAAGACAACCGGTCAAATTTCAAGGCTGATTATGGTCGCTTCTCAACCAGTGTCAAAGGAGTGTTTGCAGCTGGCGATTGTCGCCGGGGTCAATCCCTGGTGGTATGGGCTATTTCAGAGGGACGACAAGCCGCGGCACAAGTTGACAAGTACCTCattaaagaggaaaaagagcACAAAGTTGTGGGGAGTAAGGATGAACTAGTCAAGAGGCAACAAGACCTCAACAAGAAGCACCAGGACAGTAGCAAACACACAGTGATGACCTAA